The Arachis ipaensis cultivar K30076 chromosome B03, Araip1.1, whole genome shotgun sequence region NNNNNNNNNNNNNNNNNNNNNNNNNNNNNNNNNNNNNNNNNNNNNNNNNNNNNNNNNNNNNNNNNNNNNNNNNNNNNNNNNNNNNNNNNNNNNNNNNNNNNNNNNNNNNNNNNNNNNNNNNNNNNNNNNNNNNNNNNNNNNNNNNNNNNNNNNNNNNNNNNNNNNNNNNNNNNNNNNNNNNNNNNNNNNNNNNNNNNNNNNNNNNNNNNNNNNNNNNNNNNNNNNNNNNTCcagtatatatataattttaatatattaaattattaataatattgtatcatatttaaatttttattttaatttatgttatgtatgtgatgatatacttatataaaatttgaaatttaattttatttgttggattttaataattatagggacAAATACCAACAGAGACGAATTACGATTCAACTTTTTACTATTCACGGATAAGAAAGTGATAAATTTTATGCGAATTATTTTAAAACGAAGTGGGATCGGATAGAGCAAAACTCGCTCCTATCCGTCTTATTGCCACCCTAAAAATTATAAGATTACACAATGTGTTTGAAATGAAACTTTTGAATGctagaaaaataaatataaaataaaaattggaaagagaaaaagaaataagaacatgaacaaaacataagaaatgaagaaaagaaaaaaaaagaaaaatgaaaatagcTTTTAATACTCActtgctttttttttgttttttctttgttaatgtgattgaaaaatcttttaaaatttaaaagtactCGTAAATTTCATAATTGAAGTCTTCTTCAGATTTAGGATCATCCTTTATTTATAATCGAGCTTCttagtttaaaataatttttttcggtGATCAAATATATCTTTCCACATTTTGATTCTTTTTGGAGGTCAAGCAATTTTATTCACATTTTGACCGTTTTTAACTTCTCACTTATTTTATTATTGCTTTgagttcaaatttaaaattaagcaCGATTTAATTATATATGATCCTCTTTCTTAGATTCGATTTCATTGCTTTCATTTTATAATATTTGTAAACTTTAGCCAAGTcttatttcttcatttttctctcTTAATAACATAATATTTACACTTCTTGACTTTTCTCCCTCTCGACTTACATTCATTTACTCGATTGGAGAAATGCTTTTCGCTTTTCCAAGAACATGAGAGAATCATGGGCTTTACTTCCTTAGTTTTCCAACTTTCTTAGaagactgtttttttttttttttggtttttgaagagTCAATAACTAATTCGTCGCGGATCTAAACTTCATTTAAGGGTCTGTCGCTCTCAATAAGTTGTTACATGTACAAGGCAGGATTCGAATCTCCAACACTTACTTAAGCGGACAAGTGagttgaccactcgaccaactcaAATTGGTTGAAAAAGACTGTCTTTTTTAACCActtgatttttgcactaaaattatATTTCaccttttatctttacttttcagTCTTAGAGCAATATTCTTCTACTCATATTTTTACTTAAGTCGAAAATATTTTGCACCAATAATGTCAAATcatttaacaatttttaactattaattttatcTAAAAACAAACAACAATAATTAAGTTTTTACCTATTtcttttagaaaaaaaagaataCATTTGTAAAGCGAAAGCATTCGAAATAGagtcccgctagggagacaatgggaTATGTATACAATAACTACAATTGACTGTTTATTGGGCCAGTTTTCATTAAAGAGTAATTAAACgcaaaataatcctaaatcctaattgtTGTTTACTTTATTCCACCACCAAATTAATCCTATTTTAAATTTGTCCCCAATTACCCAATCCTTTCGGTTCCCACGCTGTGTCTCCCCTATCCAAAACCCTCCAAGTCGCTGCAGAGATGCCTATGCCGCCTTCACCACCGAACATCCAACCTCATCGGAGTACAGCTTCCACTTCAGTCAACCCACCTCTCTTGCATGCATGTGTCTCCATCGCTGGTACCCACCTCTCTTCCCTCATGCCTGTATTTTTCCCGTCGCGAGTCTCCCTCTCATCCCCTGGCAGCCCTGGTCGAGGCCGGCCATCGTCGTTACGGTCGCGCGTTCTGGTGAGTGGCTCGCCTCTCTCTCCCGCGCCGGTACCCAGCCTGGTGGTCCTGTCCTCCCTCCGCCGTCATAGCCCCACAGATCATCACCGTTGTGTACGCTGAGCAAGTCGGCCCTCTTGCTGCCACGGCACCCACCCCCAACTGAATAGGTTGGTTGATAAATATGTTTAGTTGATGAATTTGGGTTTGATTGTAATTTGATGTTCATGCCAAGAATTTGTTGCTGAGTTTCTTGATGTTCTTTTCATAATTAAGAACACCTTGGTAGGGATTTGAATATTTTGGAATGTATTGACCAAGTTGATGCTGTTGATGGTTGCATTAGTGTTTATTTTAGTGCAGAAAATTTTGCATTAGTGCTTAATTATCTGATCTGGTTAAAATGATTCAAACTCTATGAAACTTTTTCCTTCTTCATTGTTTAGAAGATTTTCTTACCTATAAGCTGCTAAGTATGTTTCTAATTTCACACTGAGCTGGTTCGAAACTATGCTTATGGTTATAGTATGATAAAATTTCTGAAGATGattgtttttaaatttaatatgtatttaaaatatccTCTTAGAATACGTTTTCTCTTTTAGGCTGTAAATCTAGAGctttattcctttttttttcagTCACAGAAAGTTTGTTCTTTCATATAATTAAGCAACAATTCATCAGTGGTTTACAATTGCCTATGTGTTTCTTACTTGAATTGGATCCTACGTTTACTTAATTGGAATTGTTCTGTGATTATGTTCTGgagtttttgttaaaaaaatagatGGATAAATTTGAATAGTACAATTTTCTTTGCAACATTTTAGTTTATTGAATATAGGGATTTTTCTTTTGTAAGATGCAGGGTGATGTTTTGCTAGTCACAATTATGTATATGTTCTATTCTTTTTGTAAGACTCCATGATTCTGTTGCAAATCCTGATAAGTTTGAGAGAGTCCTAAGTCTAACAAAACAATCATCCACGTAGCATGTAAAATAACCATCCGGCTACTTAGAGGACTAAACATCCCACATTTGTTACTTGTTTATACGTAAACCGAATTTaataaaataaccatccaattactAATTAAAACAACCATCTACACACCTAGTGAATTGAGCATTTAGTATATTTAACATGTGATTACGTGGATAGTTACCATTTTGTTGTACACATGCATTTTGATCCCATTGATGCAACTCAAGAAGGCACTGTTTGGTTGTTACATGGCTTTTTTCTCTTGTGACACCATCAAAAGCATGTCCAAGGAGATTCAATTCCCGTAAAAATTCCTTCTCTATCTGTGGCCAGGTTCCAGGATTTGCAGTGTCtaggagaagatgatgatgagacTTGCTCCATTTGCTTGGTGGAGTTTGAAGATGAAGATGCTGTTAGCAAGCTCAGAAGGTGTAACCACATATTCCATCTTAGTTGCATTCAGCAATGGATAGAGCGAAATCAATTCTCATGCCCACTTTGTAGgtcctttttattttctcataatcTTCATACCAGGGAATTCAATGAATACTAgatcttatttttctaatttgTAACTTAGTTTATGTTAGTGGATCGGATACCAGTTTATAGCTAGCTAGTTTCAACCTATGAAGCATggacacttcgctgagttgtCGTGTCCGTGTATCGaacacattttggacacgacactcaccgacactcgtccgacacgcgtgtctgctgtgtccaaaccgtgtcttaataaaaaataaaaaattcttcaccGGACAcgtttggacacacctaaataccatcacgtgtcagcgtgtccaatcttattcttaacatatatttttgaaataaatttagatatagtatatattattatttattaaaacaaaaaatattttaaatacttgatataattaaaataagatattaaaaataattaaaaaattaatttatattttagtgtcaataaaatatcaaaataccattatgatttatctaaaaaatactttatattttatatatatgcgtgtcctcgtgtcttataagattttcaaatttgcgtgtcggcgtgtcccgtatcgtgtcgtgtcccgtgtcgtTGTCAGTGTCTGTGCATCATAGGTTTCAACATACATCATCTTTTAGATGATCATAATCATATATACATAGCAATTTAATTTGAGATTGGTTTTGTTTGATAGTAGTAGTTTTGGAATGTATCTCTACAAAAAATCAATATGAAGAACAATATTTTGCAGAGATTGATGAGTTTCATCAAATTGTTGATGTCAACATATGATTGAATTAACAGTAATAGCTCACATGGGTAGACAAAAATTATTGTAGCATCTGTCTTTTTTAAAAAAGACttggtttattatttttttcctctAAATAATTTAGTTTTAACTATTTTACTTGTGAAAAAAAACTATTAAAATAGTCATTCGTATAAAAATATATTGAAATACTTAGTATAGACGAATAAATTTGAATAGTACAATTTACTTTGcgacattttattttattgaatatagaaatttttcttttgtaaGACGCAGGGTGATGTTTTGCTAGTCACAATTACGTATATGTTCTGTTCTTTTTGTAAAACCCCATGATTCTATTGCAAATCCTGATAAGTTTGAGAAAGTCCCAAGTCCAACAAAATAATCATCCACGTAGCATGTAAAATAACCATCCGGCTACTTAGAGAACTGAACATCCCACATTTGTATACCTATTTATACGTAAACCGAAATTaataaaataaccatccaattactAATTAAAACAACCATCTGTACATCTAGTAAATTGAGCATTTAGTATATTTAACATGTGATTACGTAAATAACTATCCACGTATgaataaaaataaccatctgTCAATATAGTGAAATGAACATCTTAAATATTCGTCATTGACCACAACTTAATTATAACACTTTTGGGTTAAATTTCTCCTTAATCACATATTCATGATACTAACAGCATATgttttataattgaaaaaatCTACACTTTGTGATAAATTTCCATTATGGAATATGACATAATTAAGTAGGATTTAGAAATGTAATAACATGTCTATTATAACTTAATAACTTATATCTAACTGCAACAACCCCAAGCATACGTGAATTCAGTGAATGGTAAACTAAATCCAATTTAACAATATGACCACGTTCTGTCTCATCAGTTTCTAGCTCAGTCATATCCGTCACTTCCACGACCTGCAATCgaacacaaacaaaaaaaaaccaaCCAAAGAAATTAAGTGACATATAGTACTATCATATAAATATCAGCaatataaaccactattttatggtttattttgtgctcaattgagtgaattttatcaactctttacccacttattcatactatttgcatggttttacatttgccttcctaattatgtgctttgattgaaaacatgcttctttgtccttaagttccctatgtttaatcctctcttattaccattagatgccttgatatgtgtgttaagtgatttcagagattacaggacaggaataactcagaggatggaaaagaagcatgcaaaagtggaaggaatacaagaagttggagaaattgctaagctgtccagcctgacctcttcgcactcaaacggctataactttagctacagaggtccaaacgatgcgattccagttgcgttggaaagctaatatccggagcttcgatttgatatataatttgccatagtttccctgacgctaggtgatgcgaacgcgtgctctacgcggatgcatcgcagtgacgaaaatcagcgtgtttgaattcgcaaccagcaaattctgggctgtttctgaaccagttctcggcccagaaaacacagattagaggctataaagtaagagaatgcatccatttatcAGACATGggctcataatacacaattttaggatttagatgtagtttttagagagagaggttctctcctctctcttaggatttaggattttaggatttctattagtttagttcatttCATCTTCAGTCACGGGTTCAATATTCCTTTCagtttatatttctcttctacttttagatactttaatacttttatttgttaattacttatgttgcccatttgattcataaatctttccatgttaggacttaaatttatttttaaatgcaatttgaggtatttcagacttacgattgctctctttaatttattaatgctctcgatttatccaaattattttcattcaagtagaatttcttcccttttggctttggttaagtaattgatgactcttgagttatcaaactcgaggtgttgattgaaaattggaattcttcaagaattaattcgagatccaataactctagcctttcccaaggaaagactaggacttgaggattcaaaaattaattcatccacttaacttaccttcatagttagaggttaataaggcgggagaaaaatctaattctcatcacaatcaataaggataactaggataggacttccaaatcctcataccttgccaagagtttattttattattattattttatttttcttatcatttaacatactggtttcttactttcaaaacccccaatttacaagactcctaaccaataataagaacacctccctgcaattccttgagaagacgacccgaggtttaaatactcggttatcaattttaaagggatttgttacttatgacaaccagaACTTttataagaaaggttgattgcttggtttagtaactatacttgcaacgagagtttactataacttctaaatcatcaatcttcagttctttaaCCACCAAAAAAATGACTAACTTAAATTGGATTAAGCATGTTAGTAAAATTTCAGTTTATAATAAGCACTATACTCACTATTTTTTAATAAAGTCTTTTAATCAGGCAAAAAGTAAGCAACCATAGCGAAATAAAAGTAACTCACTAGTTCACTGACGTGATTATGGGATTTGAACTAAATATTGGACAGGACATGAATTTAAAGCAGACATGTGTGTAATCAAAAGCAAGCCTAATAATGGAGAATGCAACTGTTACCTTCACGTTGGCTAAATAGTATTCTGCCATTTGCCAACGGGTGCAATGAATGTAACTTTGAGAAATAAATTTTATCATGGATGCATATTACAATAGCTCCATAATTCCATGAATTGTGAATGAAGCAAAAGCTGTCATAGTATTTAGTTATCACTGGAAACAATGAGACCATAATTGACAAAGTCACTTGTGTTATGTTGGACAGTTGGAACCTGTCTTCATGGTGTATGAATTGAAATATTTACACTAGTGCAATCAAAAGGACTATCAATTAATTGAGAATTGAACCAAAAAGTGGTCCTTAAAATTCTCTTTTAtggaaaaaaaatttctatttaaGTTGAATTAAGAaagttttaattattattttttgaaaaaaaaatccaaacaatcaaaaataatatttaattacagTCTCATTGGAGCATTTTAGAAATGGAAAATACTCCTCGTATATCCAAGAAATAAATTTGAGAAACCAAGAAGAAGTGAAAACAAGGAAGCATATCCTACTGTTGCTTTAATGCGTTCTTCCAATGTTGGGTGAGCGGTGGAGTTCCGGTGTCAGGCGAAGAAACTGCCACCAGCCACGGACGACGCGCGCAACGGAGACTGGGCGCTGCAGTTCGAGACGACGCTGATGGACGAAGCAGTTGCTGCCAGTGACGGTAGAGGCGCGCGAAGGAGACTGGGCGCTGCAATTCTGAAGGGCGCCGACGCAGGTTCCAGGTCAGGTGGAGATGACGGACGGGGGAGACTCTCGGATTAATCGAGAGAATGGAGGTCACACCGTCTTGATTTTATAACTGATGGTAACCCTAAtttgtttcaaatttcaaattagaaagaattcaaaattaattaattacccataatttaattttaatttcaattaaatcCCCATTGTATGCATTGTACAATAAGGCTATTATCTCCTCATACTTTTCCTTCAAAATGTGGAGGATGGTGCTTATTTGATTTCTTTACGTGCCATGAATCATAAAAGATCTTTCTAATGTTTTTTGGTCAGAATATGTAATTTAAGAAAGGGTATCATCAACATGTGAACGCATTCCGTCATTTCTAAATGAATATGTGTTAAGTATAAATAATAACTTTTGGTTTGGACTTAATTTAAGCTAGCTTCTTAAGTTTACagttttgttatttaaattagTACATGCAATTTAGAGTGAGGTTTTGTatagaatgtttttttttttagtcaTACAAACACACTCACACACCTATTCACACACACTAACCTAGCCACCAACCGCTGCTAGGATTCGAACTTATGTGGCTTTGGTATAGAatgttttatttaagtagaaATACAATCTGTACCCGAGGCTTGGGTCAGATGGCAACTTTGTTTGCCTCACATAGTGCTACACcggtttttaaattttaaaaagtacaagCCAACTTTGAATATTTATGATTATACTATATGTACACCAAAATCAATCACTAAAGTCAGCCATCAGTATAAAGtacatgttgaaatataaatacacattgaaaataaattaaatagtcAAATACTTTTTTCGTCCTTAAatcttgggtcaaaatcaaaatcgttcctGACTTTTTTTGCTTATTAATATCATCCTTAACGTTAAAAATCGTTTTAAAAAAAGCCTCTCTTTCCTTCACCCTCATCCCACCCACACCCCTTTTTGGCTTTTTGCCCTAACTCACCCACacgaagaaaacaaaagacagaGGGAGAATAGGGAACacgagggagagaaggagagaaaagagGGGGAAGGGGGGACAACGACGCTGGCTTAGGTGGAGTCATCGCTGCCGCTGAGCTAACCGAGAAGAAGAGTGGTAGAGGAGAGAGAGGATACCGAATTAGAGAGAGATTTCGAAGAGAAAGAGTTCGTAGATAAGGAGATCTCGCTGGCGTAGGTGCAACGCTAGCCTTCATTCAGCCTCTTCGCAGTGTTGCGCCTCCAGTCTTCCTTCTCCTTATGTTGCACGGTGCCTCCTAGTTTTGCCTCCTATAGTGTCATGCCTCCATTATGCCTCCTCGTCGTGCTACGCCTCCTTTCTATCTCCATTCTGTTCTTTTCCTCTTTAGTTGAATTTCtggtttatttgaaaaaaaaaattggtttatttttgaaaaaaaattgtcgCAGTTAGTTCTGTTATTGAATTTGTGTTGTTGTTTCATTGTAATTACTAATTTATAATTGTATAATTTctattgttgttgattttggattTGAAATTGTGGTTGATGATTGCTGAATTATTATTTAATCTGAAACTTTTGTTGATTTATTGTGGTTGTTATTGTTGCTAAATTGTTGCTATTGAGTTTTTTAAGtatcgaaaaaaaaaagagaggattCAGGTAAAATGAGAATGGTTGGGGGTAGTGGGTGGGCAGTAGTGATTTAGGATGATGAACTGGTAATTGAGAGAAAGAAAGTGTGATGGTTATGGTGACAATGGTGATGGCGATAAGAAAAGGAGGGAGAGAGGGAGACAGCAAATGCGTAGCAATGGTGTTGATGATGCAAAGGTTAGTGGTGAGGGTggagaatatttttttatttttaaggacAAAATTGTCCGAAAAATGTTGTTCAtggacaaaaaaaataatttttataacattttgtaacgttgatgatgattttaataaaaaaaaatgtcggagacgattttgattttaaCTCAAAACCTTAAAAGTACTTAACCTTAAATTAAactacatatgtatatatataaaatacattaataactaattttagcaactaattttaatatacgaaTAACATTTTTGAATCACTTATAATAATGATGTCCAAAAGAAGACACATTTTATTTATCACAAGACCTCCTTCATAGAAGAAGAGAATGACCCCACCATAACAAATAATTGTTCAAACACAACCATATACCCTacataaacaagaaaataaacgAAGTATGCAAATATAGAGAAAGAGATGATAATGAAATTAAATTCCAAGGCCTAAGTTCTTGTTTGGTCCATAGAGACTTGAAAGCTTCTCAAGATGATCAAGGCGGAATTCCAATGCAGAAAAGGACCTACGCAATGGACCAAGTTCGTTGCCTTCATTCCTATTCATGATATCGAAAGAGGCCTGTAAAAGAGTGTAATTTTTTATGTTCTTAAGAGCATTAGGATGGCCCTCTGTTTTTGGTGATTTTCTTTCCGTAGAAAGAAATATCGGGGACATTGATGTTGATGTATTCATGCTTTTTTCCTCTATCAACTGTAACGATGTGTTTATGctacttcctttttcttcaacTTGTATCTTCTGTTCCTTTGAAGATTGTTCAGCAGTTTGGTTCTTCTCTGATACATTTGTGCCAGTTGTCCTTGTTTTAGAAGATATTTGCCCTTTGTTATTGTGACCTTTGCGTCTATGCCATGAAATTAAAGCCAATAAAAGTAAACGTGATGAATCACAAGTTTCCTTTTGTTGAAAATGTAAAAGcatttcatatatatataccttTTGCGTCTCTTATGTGAGCGTTCATCCTCTTCTTTGTAGATCACTGGTAAGGTTGAAGGGTCACAGGCTAATGGACTAGTTTTGAAGAACTGAAAAGTAGTAACCATATGCATTAATAGGTCAAATTGAACATACAAGAAAACAATTGTAGATGAATGTAATTAAGAGTGAAGAGCTCACTTCAGTTTCAAGAGCAGAGGCAGCACTGCCACGACATGCAGGGTCAAGATGAAGAAGTGTGGTCAAGAGATCCAATGAAGAGGAAGGAAAGCCTTGGAAGTAGTCCTCATAATTAGGTTTGTAATGTTGTGAGGGCAAGTAGCTTGATCTTAGCTTCATTTTTATCCAATAATCTTCTGGAGGAGACCCGCATAGTTTGAAAATCAGGTGAAGCTGCTCAACCTATATAACAAAcataaaatgctttattattggATGATGGTGGATTAGATTATACAGGAAAATATTATGTTCAAAATACgttataagaaaataaataaattttataggCAAATATTATAATTCTCCACAATAATGTAAATCATCATTTTGTATAGTATCATGAGATCTTGCACTATTTTATACAGTGAAATAACGTCTATATTTTATACAAACCACCATTCAATAAATGTACCTCTGTCCTTCCGGGCATGAATGGTCTTCCGACAAACATCTCAGCCAACAAGCATCCAGCACTCCATAGATCAATGTCATATCCATAGTCAGTCGAACCTAAGAGGAGTTCAGGAGCCCTATACCAAAGTGTCACCACTCGGTTTGTAAGAGGGCCTTGATGTTTAACATTTGCAAGACCAAAATCTGCTATTTTCAAAGAACCTCTTCTATCTATTAGCAAGTTGGAAGATTTGATATCTCGGTGAATAATTCCCCTCTCATGACAATGTTGGAGCCCAGCAAGCAGTTGTTGCATGTAACACTTGATCTGTCCAAAATACAACCAAAAAAAAGTATTGTACTCTCATTTATTATTGTACTCCCATTTATTATAGAATACTAAACAAAATAATTCAACAATATTTAGAAAGGAATCAAACATGAGGCTCAGTGAGTCTTTCATCAGGACGAGAGATAATTCTGGAAAGATCACATTGCATATAATCAAAGACGAGATAAAGACTATATTGCATCCTAGATGTTGCCAATCCTCTAAGCTTGATGACATTGGGATGATCCAGCTTCTGCAATATCATAATCTCTCTCGCCATGAATTTTATACTTTCAGAATCAGATGTATCGAAACGAACTTTTTTCAAGGCAACAATCTTTCCAGTATCCTTATCACGAGCTTTGTAGACATTGCTATATGTTCCACGTCCAATCTATagccaaaaataaaataagatagacaTATTATATAAAAACTAATACTAGACAACACATAAACTACAGAATTAGAGAAATTACTTTGTCAAGTTTTTCATAAGAGTCAGCGCTCTTGGCAACCAAAGCAGACAAAACCTCTTTAGGGATATTATCAGCCAACCATTTGGGCCAACCTTCACCGACTTCATACcctgcaattttatttttctttttcatattgtCTTCGGACAACTTAGATTCTTCCTCCATCAACTTACCAATGTCATTAGTAGCAACACtcttttccgtttttttttcctCTATTTTTTCCTTTTCCTTATCTGTATATCCATAGCCACCAGTCCTTAACTTACTGTAATTATCTTTGGGATGACTAACACTCACTTTTCTGTTAGAACTATGGTTACTGTAGCTTTTTAATTTCATGGTTGATGCAGAAGAAGATGAAGTTAGTTTGGGATTGGCATAAGCGTACTCCTTTTTCAATCTGTTTAAGTTGCGGCGTTTTTGAATGGGAGAATCTAGCTTACCATTAACGCAACCCATGAAGATTATCTCTATTTCTGTAACAACTATGCATGGAATGAAATGAATAATAAGATGAGATTAAGCTTGAGATAAGCACGTAATAGAAAGCGAGCAAAACAAAGCTTTACTGGAAAAATCGATGTTTTGTGCTCTTTTTTACCGGCATTTACGAATAACAGAACTATGTAATTAACGACGTTGCTGtctttaatttttcttccttattctataatatttaattttcagAAATACACTCTCTACCATATGACATCTATTCATGTTGATAATCTGcccaaaaatatattaaaattttaaattttacatatttttttaataaacacaaatttaaaatttttattattattcaattaaatttattcatttttttactTATATACAATTGATTAtagttataaattttttttatatttacagAACATAAAAGTTAAATTCTATTCTTAAACACNNNNNNNNNNNNNNNNNNNNNNNNNATgctaatataaataaattattttttgtatctttttaaaGGATTGTTTAAATTTATTATCTCTTACTTAATTATGAGGTCCATAGAAGGCATAAAAAATTTGTTATCGGCATTTACAACAATAGAACTATGTAATTAACGGACAATCATTGTTGCTGATTTGTTGTCTCCATTTCTCTTCCTTATTCTTTAATATTTGGATCTTCAGGAATACATGGTTTACCTTGTGACATCTATTCATATTTT contains the following coding sequences:
- the LOC107630947 gene encoding probable serine/threonine-protein kinase At1g54610, with protein sequence MGCVNGKLDSPIQKRRNLNRLKKEYAYANPKLTSSSSASTMKLKSYSNHSSNRKVSVSHPKDNYSKLRTGGYGYTDKEKEKIEEKKTEKSVATNDIGKLMEEESKLSEDNMKKKNKIAGYEVGEGWPKWLADNIPKEVLSALVAKSADSYEKLDKIGRGTYSNVYKARDKDTGKIVALKKVRFDTSDSESIKFMAREIMILQKLDHPNVIKLRGLATSRMQYSLYLVFDYMQCDLSRIISRPDERLTEPHIKCYMQQLLAGLQHCHERGIIHRDIKSSNLLIDRRGSLKIADFGLANVKHQGPLTNRVVTLWYRAPELLLGSTDYGYDIDLWSAGCLLAEMFVGRPFMPGRTEVEQLHLIFKLCGSPPEDYWIKMKLRSSYLPSQHYKPNYEDYFQGFPSSSLDLLTTLLHLDPACRGSAASALETEFFKTSPLACDPSTLPVIYKEEDERSHKRRKRRKGHNNKGQISSKTRTTGTNVSEKNQTAEQSSKEQKIQVEEKGSSINTSLQLIEEKSMNTSTSMSPIFLSTERKSPKTEGHPNALKNIKNYTLLQASFDIMNRNEGNELGPLRRSFSALEFRLDHLEKLSSLYGPNKNLGLGI